In Terriglobia bacterium, a single window of DNA contains:
- a CDS encoding energy transducer TonB produces the protein MQIRMLVTLFVLVASAFAQSKTRTTNARQYPILTRAEMPTYPRVALAAHIKGSVTIQVTVERGSVTNVQVQSSGSPFLSNPAVENVKTWQFEPTTDTTFLVTYVYQIKGKETPVLENPKIELVLPRLVKVTARPTKPTCSDCRAQRQGPAQPD, from the coding sequence ATGCAGATTCGAATGTTAGTAACGCTCTTCGTTTTGGTGGCATCAGCGTTTGCTCAGAGCAAGACGAGAACGACGAATGCCAGGCAATATCCCATTCTAACCCGCGCAGAGATGCCCACATATCCGCGCGTGGCGCTTGCTGCTCACATCAAGGGCTCAGTGACAATCCAAGTTACTGTCGAACGTGGTTCAGTCACCAATGTTCAGGTACAGTCATCGGGCAGTCCGTTTCTATCCAACCCGGCAGTAGAGAACGTGAAAACTTGGCAGTTTGAGCCGACCACTGATACTACGTTTCTTGTGACGTATGTGTATCAGATCAAGGGAAAAGAAACGCCAGTTTTGGAAAACCCCAAGATCGAACTGGTACTTCCGCGTCTAGTCAAAGTGACCGCCAGGCCAACCAAGCCCACATGCAGCGATTGCCGTGCTCAGCGTCAAGGTCCTGCACAACCAGACTGA
- a CDS encoding DUF2924 domain-containing protein: MAKTALRKQWQELFNKDAPKRLRKEIMLRILAYRIQEEAYGGLNPKIRKRLHQIASSMSSNPKAAIADTARAKPGTRLIRSWQGKTHTVTIEESGYQYQGRRYRSLSEIARLITGTRWSGPLFFGLKAGASKGTGAANGR; this comes from the coding sequence ATGGCCAAAACTGCCCTGCGTAAGCAGTGGCAGGAACTCTTCAATAAAGACGCACCAAAGCGTCTCCGCAAGGAAATAATGCTCCGCATCCTCGCGTACAGAATTCAGGAGGAAGCCTACGGCGGCCTCAATCCCAAGATCCGCAAACGGCTTCACCAGATCGCGAGTTCCATGAGCAGCAACCCGAAGGCCGCCATCGCAGACACTGCCCGAGCCAAACCGGGAACCCGCCTGATCCGCTCATGGCAGGGCAAGACTCACACCGTGACCATCGAGGAATCGGGCTATCAATACCAGGGTCGCCGATACCGGAGCCTATCGGAAATCGCCCGGCTGATCACCGGCACTCGCTGGTCGGGGCCGCTCTTCTTCGGCTTGAAGGCCGGAGCTTCCAAGGGCACAGGTGCAGCAAATGGCCGCTGA
- a CDS encoding recombinase family protein: MAAENKSVIRCAIYTRKSSEEGLEQSFNSLEAQREACEAYIASQRHERWRCLGNHYDDGGYSGGSMERPALRQLLADIDAGRVDTVVVYKVDRLTRSLADFAKIIERFDARQVSFVSVTQQFNTTSSMGRLTLNVLLSFAQFEREVTGERIRDKIAASKRKGMWMGGRVPVGYDVKEHKLIVNVSEADQVRKIFRLYLKLGCVAKLKARLDRDGIKSKTRLSASGVKSGGMSYSRGALYTLLQNRIYLGKIPHRDATYPGDHAAIIPQELWDKVQDRLRINNKVRRNGGNAKSPSLLVGLLYDDQGNRSTPSHAVKSGKRYRYYVSQVVIHHRMAAKGGPTRIPAEEIEGLVCRRIQSLLSSPEQLLQSIGIESDGAAISKSLITAGKHLAKSWQAKSPAEHREFLRGVIERIVVHETSLEVAIIQAALREALLGAPSTRLTEREHPVQRRMRDVFKLKIDAILKRCGGEVRLLVPPDFATEAPSRPVPSLIKAVARAHQWPEKIIREGLASLRSIAQLTGLDEHYAGRILNCAFLAPDIVEAILDGRQPADLTVQKLLRGLPLAWSEQRKQLGFPQTASPRDR; this comes from the coding sequence ATGGCCGCTGAGAACAAATCTGTGATCCGCTGCGCCATTTACACTCGGAAATCTTCCGAAGAAGGTCTGGAACAATCCTTCAATTCCCTGGAAGCCCAGCGCGAGGCATGTGAGGCATACATTGCCAGTCAACGTCACGAGCGCTGGCGTTGCCTGGGGAACCACTATGATGACGGTGGTTACTCTGGCGGATCCATGGAGCGCCCTGCCCTTCGTCAGTTGCTGGCTGATATCGATGCCGGGAGGGTCGATACCGTAGTCGTTTACAAAGTGGACCGCCTGACCCGATCTCTGGCCGACTTTGCCAAGATCATCGAACGCTTCGATGCCAGGCAGGTCAGTTTCGTCTCCGTTACCCAGCAATTCAATACCACCAGCTCCATGGGACGCCTGACACTCAACGTCCTGCTCTCCTTCGCGCAGTTCGAGCGTGAGGTCACCGGTGAGCGCATTCGCGACAAGATTGCTGCCTCAAAACGAAAAGGCATGTGGATGGGCGGCCGGGTCCCTGTCGGTTATGACGTCAAGGAACACAAGCTCATCGTCAATGTGTCTGAGGCCGATCAGGTCAGGAAGATCTTCCGGTTGTATCTGAAACTTGGCTGCGTCGCCAAGCTGAAGGCCCGACTCGACCGAGATGGAATTAAGAGCAAAACGCGGCTAAGCGCGTCGGGGGTGAAGTCGGGTGGCATGTCTTATTCCCGTGGCGCCCTTTACACCCTTTTGCAAAACCGCATTTACCTCGGCAAGATCCCTCATCGTGACGCAACATACCCGGGCGATCACGCCGCGATCATCCCCCAGGAACTATGGGACAAAGTGCAAGATCGGCTCAGAATCAATAACAAGGTCCGTCGCAATGGTGGCAATGCAAAGTCTCCGAGTCTATTGGTAGGGCTGCTCTACGACGATCAGGGCAACCGGTCTACTCCCTCGCATGCGGTGAAGAGCGGTAAACGGTATCGCTACTATGTTTCGCAGGTCGTAATTCATCATCGAATGGCTGCCAAGGGCGGTCCGACCAGGATCCCGGCAGAGGAAATAGAGGGTCTTGTCTGCCGCAGGATCCAGTCCCTTCTAAGTTCACCCGAACAACTGCTCCAGTCAATTGGCATTGAGTCGGACGGTGCTGCGATCAGCAAATCGTTGATCACCGCCGGGAAGCACCTAGCAAAGAGCTGGCAGGCCAAATCGCCAGCTGAACATCGGGAGTTCTTGAGAGGCGTGATCGAGCGAATCGTTGTACATGAGACCAGCTTGGAGGTAGCGATAATCCAGGCCGCGCTACGCGAAGCGTTGCTGGGTGCTCCTTCAACTCGTCTCACGGAGCGGGAACACCCCGTTCAACGGCGAATGCGGGATGTCTTTAAACTCAAGATCGACGCGATATTGAAGCGCTGCGGCGGTGAAGTCCGGCTACTTGTCCCGCCAGACTTCGCAACTGAAGCACCCTCGCGACCCGTTCCATCGCTGATCAAAGCCGTCGCCCGCGCCCATCAATGGCCTGAAAAGATCATCCGCGAAGGGCTGGCGAGCCTGCGATCGATCGCCCAACTGACGGGTCTCGATGAGCACTATGCCGGTCGAATTCTAAACTGCGCATTCCTCGCCCCTGACATTGTAGAAGCCATTCTCGACGGACGTCAGCCCGCAGATCTGACCGTCCAGAAATTACTGCGCGGTTTACCGCTGGCCTGGTCCGAGCAACGTAAGCAGCTGGGCTTCCCGCAAACAGCGTCACCGCGGGATAGATAA
- a CDS encoding VWA domain-containing protein, with protein sequence MSSLADRIEIGNPTQPHCATVLLLDVSGSMDGEKISQLNHGLQVFKEEISKDDLASKRVDLAVISFGQTVQVVHGFSNIDDFEPTVLTANGATPMGAAILTAADMIEQRKQQYKSQGIDYYRPWIFMITDGAPTDMQVGDSTWNKVLQCVHEGESGKKFMFFAVAVDSAETHLLAQIAPPNRPPVRLVGTKFKEMFQWLSKSQAKVSSSKINDTVALENPVAAGWGAAST encoded by the coding sequence ATGTCCAGCCTTGCAGATCGAATCGAGATCGGTAATCCGACCCAGCCGCATTGTGCAACGGTTCTTTTGCTCGACGTTTCAGGATCTATGGATGGCGAGAAGATTTCTCAGCTTAACCATGGGCTGCAGGTTTTCAAGGAAGAGATATCCAAGGACGACCTAGCCAGCAAGCGCGTCGATCTAGCCGTGATTTCCTTTGGGCAAACGGTCCAGGTGGTGCACGGCTTCAGCAACATAGACGATTTTGAGCCGACGGTCCTGACCGCGAACGGGGCTACGCCCATGGGGGCGGCGATTCTTACGGCGGCCGACATGATCGAGCAGCGAAAACAGCAATACAAATCGCAGGGCATCGATTATTACCGGCCCTGGATTTTCATGATCACTGACGGCGCTCCCACGGATATGCAGGTTGGCGATTCAACCTGGAACAAGGTACTGCAGTGTGTTCATGAGGGTGAATCCGGCAAGAAGTTCATGTTCTTCGCGGTAGCGGTGGACTCCGCTGAAACCCATCTCTTGGCCCAGATTGCGCCTCCCAACCGTCCTCCGGTGCGTCTGGTGGGGACGAAGTTCAAAGAGATGTTTCAGTGGCTGTCAAAGAGCCAGGCCAAAGTTTCGTCGTCCAAGATCAATGACACGGTGGCTCTGGAGAACCCGGTTGCTGCCGGCTGGGGCGCGGCGTCGACTTAG
- a CDS encoding protein phosphatase 2C domain-containing protein, which translates to MASEGNATVGPDSTAEFNRVFGASVIGPLHVQMDLPCQDACAYRVLPSGAILVAVADGLGSASLSETGAALAVTAAIRELETMLEQGPEADREAMVRGAARAARNLLEEHQKASGCQLKDLACTLILALLQDHRLTVGHIGDGAVVAELEEGFKTVSEPGESEFANEVVPLTSATWERELRTAAADGGVQGIAVFTDGCQRAAFKKSETGLIPFEGFFRPVFSFARDVADAETAREEIKALLASEKICSNSDDDKTLVIAVVHNHARHA; encoded by the coding sequence ATGGCTTCAGAAGGCAACGCAACTGTCGGCCCTGATTCGACCGCCGAATTCAATCGCGTATTCGGCGCATCGGTGATCGGACCACTGCACGTGCAGATGGACCTGCCTTGCCAGGATGCGTGTGCGTATCGGGTTTTGCCCTCGGGAGCCATTCTGGTAGCGGTCGCTGATGGACTTGGCAGCGCCTCCCTGAGTGAAACCGGAGCCGCGCTGGCGGTGACCGCAGCCATCCGCGAATTGGAAACCATGTTGGAGCAAGGACCCGAGGCTGATCGCGAAGCAATGGTGCGAGGCGCCGCCCGCGCCGCACGTAACCTTTTGGAGGAACACCAAAAAGCGTCCGGGTGCCAATTGAAAGACCTCGCTTGCACCCTGATCCTGGCATTACTCCAGGACCATCGCTTGACTGTGGGACACATCGGTGACGGCGCAGTGGTGGCGGAGTTGGAAGAGGGATTCAAAACGGTTTCTGAGCCCGGGGAATCTGAATTCGCGAACGAGGTGGTTCCGCTCACCAGCGCCACTTGGGAACGGGAATTGCGGACTGCGGCGGCTGACGGGGGAGTACAGGGCATTGCGGTCTTCACTGACGGGTGCCAGCGGGCTGCGTTCAAAAAGTCTGAAACGGGGCTGATCCCGTTCGAAGGCTTTTTCCGGCCAGTCTTCAGCTTTGCCCGCGATGTAGCCGATGCCGAAACCGCGAGGGAGGAAATCAAGGCATTGTTGGCCAGCGAAAAAATATGCAGTAACTCTGACGATGACAAAACGCTCGTCATCGCCGTAGTCCACAATCACGCGCGTCATGCCTGA
- a CDS encoding TIGR02391 family protein: MKSFAEMIPNPQDLLALETEELAGVLLEYMNSSGIIQLGRVQRLGLTGRTRDVLKGYDPKFHEQVRFALMEEWNWLTREVLIAPSPDTDIDTVFVTRRGQQLRDRTGFANYRKATLLPRTLLHPQIADKVYALFLRGEYDTAVFQAFKEVEVAVRTAAKLSASDIGVALMRKAFDVSAGPLTDASQLPAEREALSNLFAGAIGSYKNPHSHRKVTIDAEEAIEMFILSSHLLRIYSSQLTS; encoded by the coding sequence ATGAAGTCTTTTGCGGAAATGATCCCGAATCCCCAAGACCTATTGGCTCTGGAAACTGAGGAGCTTGCTGGAGTGTTGCTTGAATACATGAATTCGTCCGGCATAATTCAGCTTGGCCGGGTTCAGCGGCTCGGCCTAACGGGCCGGACTCGTGACGTACTTAAAGGTTACGATCCGAAGTTCCACGAACAAGTCCGATTTGCGTTGATGGAGGAGTGGAATTGGCTTACGCGGGAAGTGTTGATTGCACCTTCTCCCGACACGGACATAGATACCGTTTTTGTTACAAGGCGCGGCCAGCAATTGAGGGATCGCACCGGATTCGCGAATTATCGCAAAGCCACTTTGTTGCCTCGCACTCTACTGCACCCACAGATCGCCGACAAGGTGTACGCACTCTTCCTTCGCGGGGAGTACGACACGGCAGTCTTTCAGGCATTCAAAGAAGTCGAAGTGGCGGTACGGACCGCAGCGAAACTCAGCGCATCGGACATAGGAGTGGCCCTGATGCGCAAGGCGTTTGATGTAAGTGCGGGGCCGCTTACCGACGCTTCGCAGCTTCCCGCTGAGAGAGAGGCGTTGTCCAACCTTTTTGCCGGGGCGATTGGTTCGTACAAGAACCCGCACAGTCACAGAAAAGTGACCATCGATGCGGAAGAAGCAATCGAAATGTTTATACTGTCCAGTCATCTGCTGCGGATATACTCATCCCAACTTACCTCGTAG
- a CDS encoding transposase, whose translation MDFVVIDVETANPNLASICQIGIAPFRDGVLENPRQWLVNPQDYFDSLNVSIHGIDEDKVHGEPTWPEVYSAIAPFLTGNIVASHTPFDRAALTQACGRWSLLTCDCRWIDTARVVRRTWPQFSRSGYGLSNVAATFGIKYKAHDALEDARCAGEILLRAVAQTGLSIEQWLVRVCQPIHGHEDLPEANREGPLFGEVLVFTGSLSMLRHDAAVAAANAGCQVDDGVTKHTTLLVVGDQDIRKLAGHEKSSKHRKAEELINKGQRIRIVGESDFKSIVGQNVSGTT comes from the coding sequence ATGGACTTCGTCGTTATAGACGTTGAGACCGCAAATCCAAATCTCGCGAGCATTTGCCAAATAGGGATCGCGCCTTTTCGCGACGGAGTCCTTGAGAATCCCCGGCAATGGCTGGTGAACCCCCAGGACTACTTTGACTCACTCAATGTGTCCATCCACGGCATCGACGAGGATAAAGTCCATGGTGAGCCGACCTGGCCTGAAGTGTACTCAGCTATTGCCCCGTTTCTGACCGGCAATATTGTCGCCAGTCACACGCCGTTCGACCGTGCGGCCCTGACTCAAGCCTGCGGAAGATGGAGTCTCTTAACGTGTGATTGCCGTTGGATTGATACAGCTCGCGTGGTCAGGCGTACATGGCCACAGTTTTCAAGATCAGGCTACGGACTCTCAAATGTCGCTGCGACCTTCGGCATCAAGTACAAGGCCCACGATGCGTTAGAGGATGCCCGGTGCGCAGGGGAAATACTGTTGCGTGCCGTAGCGCAGACGGGTCTAAGCATTGAACAGTGGCTGGTGCGGGTTTGCCAGCCCATTCACGGGCACGAGGATCTTCCTGAGGCTAATCGCGAGGGTCCACTGTTCGGAGAGGTATTGGTTTTCACGGGGTCTTTGTCCATGCTTCGTCATGATGCGGCTGTCGCTGCCGCGAATGCTGGGTGCCAAGTCGATGACGGCGTGACCAAGCACACGACTTTACTAGTAGTCGGCGATCAGGATATTCGCAAACTGGCCGGGCACGAAAAGAGTTCCAAGCACCGCAAAGCCGAAGAGCTTATCAACAAGGGCCAGCGTATCAGGATTGTGGGAGAAAGTGACTTCAAGAGTATTGTCGGCCAGAACGTGAGCGGAACAACATGA
- a CDS encoding ImmA/IrrE family metallo-endopeptidase, with translation MPVVYKSPSRVLKELGITEPHEIDVEAIAQYCGATIVYDHLSGCEARILGNEERAIITINSASSLGRKRFSAGHELGHWMRDRGKVGFSCTEQMMIGEWSAINAERGANDYAADLLMPPDMFERAAHDMPITFDTVRELAEMFQTSLTATAIRLVRHGSFPAMLVYLEDGKRKWFIPGDDVPKALWPLEAPRLATTAADLLHGRPEEKPTAIQADGWIDHPRSKWYEVVEHSIRIFPGVILTLLWWKNEKQLLDLGIED, from the coding sequence GTGCCCGTCGTCTACAAATCACCTTCCCGTGTACTCAAAGAGCTTGGGATTACTGAGCCGCACGAAATCGACGTAGAGGCCATCGCTCAGTATTGTGGTGCGACCATTGTCTATGACCACCTTTCGGGATGCGAAGCACGCATACTGGGCAATGAAGAGCGTGCAATCATCACCATAAATTCGGCATCGTCGCTCGGCAGAAAGCGATTCTCAGCGGGACACGAGTTAGGCCATTGGATGCGTGACCGTGGCAAAGTTGGATTCTCTTGCACAGAGCAAATGATGATTGGGGAATGGAGTGCCATCAACGCCGAACGCGGAGCCAATGACTATGCTGCGGATCTGCTCATGCCGCCCGATATGTTTGAAAGGGCCGCGCATGACATGCCAATCACCTTTGACACTGTTAGAGAGCTGGCCGAGATGTTTCAGACCAGCTTAACAGCCACGGCGATCCGTCTGGTACGCCACGGGTCGTTTCCTGCAATGCTTGTCTACTTGGAGGACGGGAAAAGAAAGTGGTTTATCCCAGGCGATGATGTTCCCAAAGCACTCTGGCCACTGGAAGCACCAAGGCTTGCGACCACTGCCGCCGATCTCTTGCATGGTCGGCCTGAGGAAAAGCCCACAGCGATTCAAGCTGATGGATGGATCGATCACCCGCGTTCCAAATGGTACGAAGTCGTTGAGCATTCGATCAGGATTTTCCCAGGAGTGATATTGACGCTCTTATGGTGGAAGAACGAAAAGCAGTTACTCGATTTGGGAATAGAGGACTAG
- a CDS encoding DUF3761 domain-containing protein, producing the protein MSSDYEPPIPKSCANLTALPAWPQAQPKPSPTPQAAPGRTGSCGADYYRNSSGVCIHRPVKTKGAVPAGATAQCRDGSYSFSQHRKGTCSHHGRVAKWITH; encoded by the coding sequence ATATCAAGTGACTATGAGCCACCGATCCCGAAGAGCTGCGCTAATTTGACTGCATTACCCGCGTGGCCCCAGGCACAACCGAAGCCGTCGCCCACTCCGCAAGCGGCACCTGGCAGGACCGGATCTTGCGGAGCCGACTACTACCGTAACAGCAGCGGGGTCTGCATTCATCGGCCTGTGAAGACGAAGGGCGCGGTTCCGGCAGGAGCGACGGCACAGTGCCGGGATGGGAGCTATTCGTTCAGCCAACACAGGAAGGGAACCTGTTCACACCATGGTCGTGTAGCGAAGTGGATCACGCACTAA
- a CDS encoding zinc ribbon domain-containing protein, producing the protein MAYCVHCGEQVTDEGTFCPKCGKPKAASGTGVVTVAVQKTEVEKTFLSSAGATVTNTRIIVPGKTYAMAGITSVRSEIVGAKRGLALITAFVGLCMLMSPDARVWGVFVLIGGIAWAFALKDSHAVAINSASGEIQAVVSKDAAYIASIVQAVNEAIVYRN; encoded by the coding sequence ATGGCCTACTGCGTTCACTGCGGAGAACAGGTTACCGATGAAGGAACCTTTTGCCCGAAGTGCGGCAAGCCCAAAGCCGCATCGGGTACTGGTGTCGTTACTGTTGCTGTTCAGAAAACCGAAGTAGAGAAAACATTCCTGTCCAGTGCAGGCGCGACCGTAACGAACACACGGATAATCGTGCCGGGCAAGACGTACGCAATGGCTGGGATTACCAGCGTTCGCTCTGAGATCGTCGGAGCGAAGAGGGGCTTAGCCTTAATCACGGCCTTTGTCGGGCTGTGCATGTTAATGTCACCGGATGCGAGAGTATGGGGAGTCTTCGTGCTGATCGGCGGCATAGCGTGGGCGTTTGCTCTCAAGGACAGCCATGCGGTTGCTATCAATAGCGCGTCTGGAGAAATCCAGGCAGTCGTTAGCAAGGACGCGGCATACATCGCCAGCATCGTCCAGGCTGTGAACGAGGCCATTGTCTACCGCAACTAG
- a CDS encoding restriction endonuclease, whose product MKNTLFYGDNLEILRNKVRDESVHLCYIDPPFNSKRNYNQIYNKIGEEDLAQEQAFVDTWTWNDHARSGYEQITSNHLGRFTRQTIELIAGFHNVLGEDSLLAYLISITLRLAEINRVLAPTGTFFLHCDPNASHYLKLLIDSVFLPAGGNYLNEIIWKRSSAHSDGKQGSCHFGRISDTILFYSKSLDLTWNRQYVPYDQSYIDRDYRRVDPDGRRYRIDNLQGPGGAAKGNPLYEFLGVTRYWRYKREKMEALYREGRVIQTRPGAVPQYKRYLDEMPGVPVQNIWTDIPVINNRSREKLGYPTQKPEALLERIIKATSNEGDIVLDAYCGCGTTIAVAQKLNRRWIGMDITYQAIATILARLEDQFGKEVADSVVLDGMPKDMKSANALARKKDDRVRKEFEKWAILTYTNNRAVIRKKKGADGGVDGLFYFWNGGTGDVGKMVLQVKSGGVQRKDISALRGDMDKEGAALACLITLEEATRPMKQDAKSAGIYENKLRGIKCDRIRIVQVEEILHGAACLDLPLNLDATVKARRDAEGDQLKLDLRPPKPEPVQPAKKTVASAHQGQPTRAKGRAKPSA is encoded by the coding sequence ATGAAAAACACGCTGTTCTACGGCGATAATCTGGAAATTCTACGCAACAAAGTGCGGGACGAATCCGTTCACCTTTGCTACATAGACCCGCCCTTCAACTCCAAGCGCAACTACAACCAAATTTACAATAAGATCGGCGAAGAGGATCTGGCCCAGGAGCAGGCGTTCGTTGACACTTGGACTTGGAACGACCACGCAAGAAGCGGCTATGAGCAGATAACGTCAAATCACCTGGGCCGATTCACGCGCCAGACAATCGAGCTGATTGCAGGGTTTCACAACGTTCTCGGCGAAGACAGCCTTCTCGCGTATCTCATTAGCATCACCCTCCGCCTTGCCGAGATCAACCGCGTTCTTGCTCCAACCGGAACGTTCTTCCTGCATTGCGACCCAAACGCCAGCCACTACCTAAAGCTGCTCATTGATTCTGTGTTCCTGCCTGCCGGGGGAAATTATCTCAACGAGATTATTTGGAAAAGGAGCAGTGCTCACAGCGACGGAAAGCAAGGATCATGCCACTTCGGGCGGATCAGCGACACGATCCTTTTCTATTCAAAATCGCTGGATCTTACTTGGAATCGGCAGTACGTTCCCTACGATCAAAGTTACATCGACCGGGATTACAGAAGGGTTGACCCTGACGGCAGACGCTACCGGATAGACAATCTTCAAGGACCGGGCGGTGCCGCCAAAGGAAATCCGCTATATGAATTCCTCGGCGTGACCAGGTACTGGCGCTACAAGCGGGAAAAGATGGAGGCGCTTTACCGTGAGGGCAGAGTAATTCAGACCCGGCCTGGTGCTGTTCCTCAATACAAGCGTTACCTCGACGAGATGCCGGGTGTGCCGGTTCAGAACATTTGGACGGACATTCCAGTCATCAACAACCGCTCACGAGAGAAGCTCGGCTATCCGACTCAAAAGCCAGAAGCGCTTCTGGAAAGAATCATCAAAGCGACTTCAAACGAGGGCGATATCGTACTTGATGCGTATTGCGGTTGCGGGACCACGATTGCTGTCGCTCAGAAACTGAACCGCCGCTGGATCGGAATGGACATCACTTACCAGGCAATTGCTACAATCTTGGCCCGGCTGGAAGATCAATTCGGGAAAGAGGTTGCCGACTCCGTTGTCCTGGACGGAATGCCGAAAGACATGAAGTCTGCTAATGCTCTGGCGCGGAAGAAGGACGACCGCGTGCGTAAGGAATTCGAGAAGTGGGCAATCTTGACCTACACAAATAACCGCGCCGTCATAAGGAAGAAAAAAGGTGCTGACGGCGGCGTTGACGGCCTGTTCTATTTCTGGAATGGCGGCACGGGAGACGTTGGCAAGATGGTCCTGCAGGTGAAGTCAGGCGGCGTACAACGTAAGGACATCTCGGCCTTGCGCGGGGACATGGATAAAGAAGGGGCGGCACTGGCCTGCCTCATAACGCTGGAGGAAGCCACGAGGCCGATGAAGCAGGACGCAAAGTCGGCTGGGATTTACGAAAACAAGCTACGCGGTATCAAGTGCGACCGGATACGAATTGTCCAGGTCGAAGAAATACTGCACGGAGCCGCCTGCCTCGATCTGCCACTGAACCTTGATGCGACGGTGAAAGCACGCCGCGATGCGGAAGGCGATCAGCTCAAATTGGATTTGCGGCCTCCCAAACCGGAGCCGGTTCAACCTGCAAAGAAAACCGTAGCGTCAGCTCATCAAGGGCAACCTACAAGAGCTAAAGGCAGAGCCAAGCCGAGCGCCTAA
- a CDS encoding NUDIX domain-containing protein yields MARTNSGLTRLAEDAGLPVQVAAVCYRVRELSVEFLLVNTSSGKWTFPKGRIEPSLSGSESAALEAWEEAGAKGRIEEEFFGAYLDSKRTLGHDSRTREVMIAAYMFEVHTTVQPRETGRNPNWFTPQQAKRQLAAGRPARYSVQIAKIVDAAVETLTTKRARTRSPLVLPDARRRAATVR; encoded by the coding sequence ATGGCCAGAACCAACTCAGGTTTGACCCGGCTCGCGGAAGACGCGGGGCTGCCGGTGCAAGTGGCGGCGGTTTGTTACCGGGTCCGCGAACTGTCCGTGGAGTTTCTGCTGGTCAACACCAGTTCAGGCAAATGGACGTTTCCCAAAGGCCGCATCGAGCCCAGCCTGAGCGGCAGCGAAAGCGCCGCGCTGGAAGCCTGGGAAGAAGCCGGGGCCAAAGGCCGGATTGAAGAAGAATTTTTTGGCGCTTACCTGGATTCCAAGCGCACGCTGGGTCACGATTCGCGCACGCGTGAAGTGATGATTGCCGCTTACATGTTTGAAGTCCACACCACGGTGCAGCCACGGGAGACGGGCCGCAATCCTAATTGGTTTACTCCGCAGCAGGCCAAGCGTCAGTTGGCCGCGGGCCGTCCGGCAAGGTACTCGGTGCAGATCGCCAAGATCGTGGACGCGGCGGTGGAAACGCTCACGACGAAACGCGCCCGCACGCGGTCGCCGCTGGTCTTACCCGACGCACGCCGGCGCGCGGCAACCGTCCGATAA